A region from the Malus domestica chromosome 07, GDT2T_hap1 genome encodes:
- the LOC103439824 gene encoding S-type anion channel SLAH2-like has product MMDKSKILDTEKQNSIELPALIKHISSNEVAGFDNVEETIFLQPSDLQPISPSAKGIETADLESIVDESDPRIHQSVYSVSISMPPSPMEIHLQNSKKMMFSGETSFNNGIPNSSAETESAGSELPKVIKCHSQPILHSSALEEAVSTGCISYHPGVERLKDRRFDTFKTWSWKLDRQTPSAAQAKNGNNAQNVEIERLPADRYFDALEGPELETLRDSEEILLPEDKQWPFLLRYPVSSFSICLGVSSQAILWKVLPTSSSTKFLHLSLTPNLVLWCISVALVAMVACIYLLKVIFYFEAVRREYFHPIRVNFFFSPWIALLFLTLGIPPSFANKLNPAIWYILMTPILCLELKIYGQWMSGGQRRLSKVANPVNHLAIVGNFVGALLGASMGLKEGPIFFFAVGLAHYAVLFVTLYQRLPTNETVIPKDLHPVFLLFVAAPSVASMAWARIHGSFGYGSRILYFIALFLYLSLAIRVNFFRGFKFSLAWWAYTFPMTGAAIATIRYSNEVTNPVTQALAVILSLTATIIVTILLIVTILHAFVLQDLFPNDIAIAISDRNPKLNKKWFHLRHGSSDTRDIDKFLKSTRSLENKDLEDAKL; this is encoded by the exons atgatggaTAAAAGCAAAATTTTGGATACTGAGAAACAGAATTCTATTGAACTTCCAGCTCTCATCAAGCATATATCATCAAATGAAGTGGCTGGCTTTGATAATGTTGAGGAGACTATATTTCTACAGCCAAGTGACCTTCAACCAATCAGTCCATCAGCTAAA GGAATTGAAACGGCTGATTTAGAAAGCATAGTTGATGAATCTGATCCCCGAATTCATCAAAGCGTTTATTCTGTTTCTATTAGCATGCCACCATCACCAATGGAAATTCATTTACAGAATAGCAAAAAGATGATGTTCAGTGGCGAAACAAGTTTCAACAATGGAATTCCAAATTCTTCCGCTGAGACTGAGAGTGCTGGCAGCGAACTGCCAAAAGTCATAAAATGTCACTCTCAGCCAATACTTCATAGCTCTGCCCTTGAGGAGGCAGTTAGCACTGGATGTATTTCTTATCATCCAGGTGTTGAAAGGTTGAAAGATAGAAGGTTTGATACTTTCAAAACATGGTCCTGGAAGCTTGATAGGCAGACACCAAGTGCGGCGCAAGCAAAGAATGGTAATAATGCACAAAATGTAGAAATTGAACGTTTGCCTGCAGACCGATACTTTGATGCACTCGAAGGGCCAGAGTTAGAAACCCTTAGG GATTCAGAAGAAATACTCCTTCCAGAAGACAAACAATGGCCATTTCTTCTCCGGTATCCAGTTTCTTCATTTAGCATATGCCTCGGTGTTAGCAGCCAAGCAATTTTGTGGAAGGTCCTTCCTACCTCATCCTCCACAAAATTTCTCCACTTAAGCTTAACACCAAATCTAGTTCTGTGGTGCATTTCTGTTGCTCTTGTAGCTATGGTTGCTTGTATATACCTTCTAAAAGTGATCTTTTACTTTGAAGCAGTTCGTCGTGAGTATTTCCACCCAATTCGTGTCAACTTCTTCTTTTCCCCATGGATAGCCCTCTTGTTCTTAACTCTTGGAATACCACCTTCATTTGCTAACAAACTGAACCCAGCTATTTGGTACATCCTTATGACCCCAATCTTGTGCCTCGAGCTTAAAATCTATGGACAATGGATGTCAGGAGGCCAACGTAGGCTTTCAAAGGTAGCCAATCCTGTTAACCATCTAGCAATTGTCGGGAACTTTGTGGGAGCATTGCTAGGCGCATCAATGGGACTAAAAGAAGGaccaatttttttctttgctgTTGGGTTGGCTCACTATGCAGTTTTATTTGTAACTCTCTACCAGAGGCTTCCAACAAATGAAACTGTAATCCCAAAGGATCTTCATCCtgtattccttttgtttgttGCAGCACCAAGTGTAGCTTCCATGGCATGGGCAAGAATCCATGGCTCCTTTGGTTACGGTTCACGAATTTTGTACTTCATTGCTTTGTTCCTTTATCTCTCACTGGCAA TTCGGGTTAATTTCTTCAGAGGATTTAA GTTTTCTTTGGCATGGTGGGCATATACTTTCCCGATGACTGGTGCTGCCATTGCAACCATCAGGTACTCGAACGAAGTCACGAATCCGGTAACACAAGCTCTGGCTGTCATACTCTCTCTCACTGCCACGATCATAGTCACTATTCTCCTCATAGTAACTATATTGCATGCCTTTGTGCTCCAAGACCTCTTCCCCAATGACATTGCAATTGCCATCAGTGATAGAAATCCTAAACTAAACAAGAAGTGGTTCCACCTCAGACATGGAAGCTCGGACACCAGGGACATTGACAAATTCTTGAAATCAACAAGAAGTTTAGAAAATAAAGATTTAGAAGATGCCAAGCTATGA